The genomic DNA CTGGCAGCCATGTACCAGATGCGCTGGTTTGAAACAGAGCGGCAAAGGGATTTGCGAGGCAAACTCTACAGCCGGCAGCTTCTAAGCGCCGCCTTCCTGCAAGAAGCCGTCAGCTCGCAGATTTTAGCCATCCACCTCTATCTCCAGGCTCAAAAAATTGTTGTAGCGCCGCACAAGCTCTACATCCGCAGGATAATGGAGCAGCCGGATACCATTTCTGACCTCCGACAAGAAGTCAGCACGCTGCTTTACCTGCACGACTGTCTGGTAAAAGCCAATCTGATGACCACAGATTACAGCGACTATCTGTTTGAACGCCTGAAAGCCATCAGGCAGCAAGTTTTCCTCCGTCATGATTCGGTTTTCAGTCGAGAATTAGACAGAAAACTGGAAGAACTCGGAAGGATTTATCCGACCTATCCTAACTAGTAAGGAAGTACACCCATGCATATCGCTTTCAGTGCAACCGATTCCTATGTCGATTACATGGGAACGGCCATATATTCCATCATCCAGCACCACCCCCAGCAAGAACTGCACTTTCATATACTGACAAGGGGATTTTCCAGCCATAGCCGCTTTAAGCTCAGCCTTTTGGAAAGCGAACTGGTTTCCATTGATGTTATTGAGGTGAATGCTGGCCTTTTTGAGGGCCTGCCGCTCAAAGAAAACATCTCCTTAGAAACCTATTTTCGTATCCTCCTTCCCAATCTCCTGCCCCAACTGCCCCGCATCCTCTATCTCGACTGTGACATCCTGGTCAAGGGTGATCTAACTGAGCTCTGGCAGTTTGACCTAAACGATTCTTACCTGGCCGGTGTCAACGAACTGGATATGCTCCACCGCAATCCAGATTACCGCCAGAAAATCGGCTTTGAAACAGACGACATCTATGTTAATGCTGGGGTCCTGCTCCTTGATTTGGCAAAAATGCGTAAGGACCAGATTACAGAACTCTTGTTTGAAAAGGCTGAACAGCTGAAAGACAGCATTGACTATCAGGATCAGGACATCATCAATATTGCGCTGAAAGGCAAAATCCGCCCTCTGGCCCAGAAATACAATGTGACCTCCTACCTCAGAGAAGTCAGCCAGCCGCCTCTGGAAGAAGCTGCCATCATCCATTTTAACTGGCACAAGCCTTGGAGAAAGGATCAAAACAGCCTGCACTACAACCGGCCGGCCTTTCAGCTCTACCGTAATTACTATCAGGATTACCAACAACTGACTGAACAGCCTATCACACTCCTAGTCAATGCCCATCAGGTTCGGCCGGAGGCTCTTCGTCAGTGCCTGACTAGTATCCAGCAACAGGCCTATCAGCGTCTGGATATAGTAGTCCTTGTTTCCGAAAAAGAAGCAGACTTACTTGCCCTAGCTCGCCAATACCTTGATCAGGATCATCGCTTTCGCTTGCGAGAAATGAAGCCTACGGCAACCAGACTGGATTACTATAAGCAGGGAATTGCCACTACATACAGCCCCTATCTAATTTTTGTTGATGCTGAAGATTGGTTAGATGCGGATTATGTTTCTGGACTCTATCGTCACCTCTATCATGAGGAGGCAGATATTTGCCTTGGGGCCTTCACTCTCTTCAACGAGGAAGATGGTATTTATAGCTTTTTTGAGCCAGAGATTCACCAAGGCAGCAGAACCAGCACCTACCTTTTAGAAAATCTCTTCGGCCTCAAATGGTATGAGTCCTATCGTCATCTCAGTTTGACTGGAAAAATTTACCGCAGACAGCTTTTCTCACAAGCGCATCTTATCAATGACTATCAGTCAGAAGATCTTTGGTCTCTCATGCTCTATCTGGCATCTAAGACCCTTGCCTTTAACGGAGAACGCACCTATGTCAAACGGTTAAAACGGGTGGAGGAAAAACAAGCTCTCCATGCAGAAACTATCTCACTTCGCCGACAAGAACTCCTCTCTATCCTAACCAGCTTTGCAGTCTGTAAAATTCCTCTTCAACATGTTCTCAACTACTACCAAGAACAGCTGCAAATATTGTTAGAAACTGCTTGGCAGCTTCATGAAAGAGAGTTAGTCACCCAGCTAGAAGCCGACCTCAATCGGCTGACCAGTCTGAAGCTCCTTGCTTCTGATAAACCATAAACTAATCATCAAAGGACTTGATTTATGAATATCGCATTTACAGTCAGTGATAATTACATTGACTATATGGGAACAACCCTCCTTTCCATCTTAAAGCACAACAAGGAAGAGGCAATTACCGTCTATCTGCTGACAACCGCTATTTCTCCTTACAGCCTTTTCAAACTAAAACGACTGGAAAAAGATTATGAGCAATTGACCATAAAGGTTCGAGTAGTCGATGCCAGCCAGTTTGACAACCTTCCCTTAAATCGTAGTCATATCACGCGTCCTGAAGTTTATTTTAGAATGGCCTTTCCTAGTCTACTGCCCGAAGTCGATAAGATTTTGTATCTGGATAGTGACCTTTTGGTAAAAAAAGACCTGACTACTCTCTGGAACACTGACCTAGAAGGCAACTATATGGCAGCTGTCAGTGAACCCCCTTCGGAGGGTGGTTTTGACTATCGCAAAAGTATTGGCATGCGTCAGCCAGAACTCTATTTCAATTCTGGCGTGCTTTTGATGGATCTCAAAAAAATGCGGAACGATGGGATTGAAAAACGCTTGTTGGCCTGCGGACAAGAAATCAAGGATAAAATTCTCCTTCAAGATCAGGATATTATCAACGTAGCTCTGGAAGGTCAGATTAAACCCATTGATATTATTTACAATTACGGCTATATGGAACGCCAGGCCAACCTGCGCTCCGATGACGAGCTGGTCATCATCCATTTCAGCCTTGAAAAACCTTGGGATACTTCGCTTGATGTAGCAGAATACAACCGCCAAGCTGTCAATGACTATCTTGCGCACTATCAAACGTACCGCTCTACGATTGAACCTTTGATTTCCGTCATTATTCCTTTGACAGGAAATACGCAGGAACTGAAAAAAACTCTATCTTCAATTGCAGAACAAACCTATAAAAACATTGACTGCATATTGCTTGATTTTGGTACATCAGACTCTTACCAAGAGATATTAGCAGCTCATCGCCCTCACCTACCAGCCTTGCGAATCTATCGTTTTGATCCAAAAGATAGCTCTAGGACTTTGGAACTTGGTTTCAAACTGGCCATGGGCGATTATCTAACCACGATTGTTGCCAACGATTGGGTAGACAAAGATTATCTGGCCACACTCTACCGACTGCTGATGGAAGAACAAGCTACTACCAGCCTTTGTTTGGCTAGTTTTTTCAACTGGGAAGACCAAATTTTTCGCTTTTATCCAGAGGTTTCATTATCTGACAATCAGCCTACCGGTCTGAACTATCTTCAGGCACTTGCAGATTCAAACCTAATCAATCTGCCTTACTACCAGTCTTCAGCGGGTATCTTGCTATCTCGCCGACACTATGAAACGCATGAAAGCGCGATTGCTCAATTGCCAGATAAATTAGCTATCCGAGGTCTTTTGCTTTTATCACAAAAGCTGGCTGTAAGTAAGGACTGCCTCTATATTTCAAGTCAGACAAATTCCGAACAAGCCTATGATTCGGAAGAGTTGGTTCAATATTTCCAGCAGTTACAAACCTACCTAGCCCTTGAAAAACAAATAGCTCCTAGCAACAATCGCTTCTACCGCTCTGAGTTGGAAAGACTTTCTCAACAAGCTAAAAGAAGCAAGCATCCGCTCAATCAGACCATTGATCAACATCTGAAAAAACTTGACTTTATTGAAGGAATAAGGAATTAACCTATGAAGGTACATATTACCAATCTATACGGACAATCGCCACTCAGTGTCGCCCTTATGGCGCAAAATATGGTTGCTGATATAGGCAAGCAATTGGACATGAAAGAAATCGGCATTTATAGCTTTAATGCGGAGGGAGAAAGTTTGGAAAACCTCGCCATCCGCTTTGATGGTATGAATGCAGCTGTTGGTAACGGCGATATCATTATTTTTCAGTCCCCAAGCTGGAACGGCACCCACTTTGACTACGAATACATCCGTCGATTGAAAATCTATGCAGGCATCAAGATTGTCATCTTTATCCACGATGTTGCTCCTCTCATGTTTAGCAGCAACTTCTATCTTCTGGAAAAAACTATTGCAACCTACAACCTTGCCGACCTCATCATCGCCCCATCTCAACAGATGCTTGACTATCTTTACCAACAAGGTCTGACAGTCAAGAAAACCCTCATTCAGCATTTTTGGGATCATCGGACCTCCTTCTGGATTGAACAACCAACCTATCAACAGGTAGTTAATTTTGCAGGCAATCCCCAACGGTTCCCCTTCGTTTACGATTGGAACTTTGAAACACCGTTAAACCTATTTGGACCGGATTTTCAAGCTCAAGGAGAAAACACCGTCCACTATCAAGGGTGGAAGTTTGGAGATGAGTTGCTCAAGAGTTTGAATCAAGCCGGCGGATTTGGCCTTGTTTGGGCTCAAGGAGAAGATGCAGAGTATTATAATCTCAACGTTTCCTATAAACTCAGTACCTACATCGCTGCTGGTCTGCCTGTTATTGTTCCAAGAAGCCTCTCAAATGCTGACTTAGTGGAAACCTACAAACTTGGTTTCCTCGTAGATAGTCTTGAAGAAGCCCAAGAAATAGTCAAGCAGTGCAGTCAAGCAGACTACCAAGAACTAATCCATTCTCTATGGAACTTTAGAGAATTGATTACCAAAGGTTATTTTAGTAAAAAACTCTTGATTGACGCTGTTCACACCGTTCTACTTCCCTAATAAAAAAGGAGATTGATATGGAATCTCACCTTCCATTTTTATTCCAAGGAGAATACTACAACCTAGAAATAGACCCGCATGCTCAGCTCGATATTGACCAAGGAGTCATTCTGAAGAATTTTTGCAGTCTCGAAGTCAATGATTACGCCAAGCTAACTATCGGCAAAAACGTCTTTTTTAACGCTGGTTGCAGTATCCGCTGCAAAGAAAGCATCAGCATTGGGGACTACTGTCTTTTCGGTGACGGTGTAAAATTGTTTGATAACAACCATCATTATTCCAACTATCATGTTGAAGCTTTATCATTTAGCACTGCTCCTATCACCATTGGTCAAAAATGCTGGATTGGTGCAAATAGCACCATCTTAAAAGGAGTGACCATCGGGGACAATGTAATCATCGGTGCAGGGACTACTATCTACAAAGACATTCCTTCAAACAGTATCGTCACCTCCTCAGGAAATGTAACGATTAAACCAAGACAACAATACGAAAAGCAGGTGACAACCTTCACTGCATCCGATAATTTAGAACACCTTGACTACTTGGCCAGTCACTTACCTGATGTAGCCTTTAATATTCTAGCTGGCACTCATATCTCACCCCAGCTCAACAGTTTCAGACGATTTAAAAACCTCAATATTTACAGCAACATCAACGACCTTGAGCTAGAAGATGAGATTTTAAATCGAACCAATCTCTATCTTGATATTAACCACTGGTGGGAAGTAAAGGATATTCTCAACCGTTGCCAGAACAAGAACATCCCTATTTTAGCCTTTGAGAATACCAGTCATGCACCTGAAAAAGCGGTTCAACTCATCGACCCTCACCACCCCCAAGCAATGGTTGAGGCTATCAATACGCTACTAAACACCACCAAGGAAGAAACCTAATGTCTGATTTAATTTCTGTTATTGTACCTGTATACAATGTTCAAGCCTATCTAGAGCAATGTCTGGACAGTATTATTCAGCAAACCTATACCAATCTCGACATCCTTTTAGTCAATGACGGTTCCACAGACGACAGTCTTTCCATCTGTGAACGTTATGCTCAAGAAGATAGTCGCATTCGACTGATCAATCTCGCAGAAAATACTGGTTTATCAAATGCTCGCAACAGTGCTCTAGCTAATATAAAAGGAAAGTATGTCACATTTATTGATAGTGATGACTTCGTGGAACCAGAGTATGTTAATAGGATGTATCACGAGCTCACTCAAGAGGATGCTGATATCGTCATTTCAGATTATTATCAATTTGACGAACAAAGCGGCAGCTACCTCATTCATATTTTTGAACAAACACGAGAAATTTTAAGTCAAACAGATATTTTCAATCGCCTGTTTGATGCTAAAAACGATACCTATGTTGTTATCTGGGGGAAACTGTTTAAAACAAGCCTCTTTTCACTTGATTACCAAGTATCCTTCCCTAAAGGACGTGTAAATGAAGATCAAGTCGTTTCTCATTTATTGTATATCAAGGCTAAAAAAATAGTCTATATCAGTGATACAAACTATTGCTATCGAAAAAGAGCCAGCAGTATTACTGGCCAAAATTTATCGTTAAAACATATTCAAGACGATTTAGATGGTTTCGAACAACGAGCTTTTGAATTGCTACTGTATGGCTACAGTTCCGACAAATTATTAAGCATGTACTCTGTACGATTTAATAATTATAAACACTATTTAGAAAGTAACCAGTTGGTACACAACGACATCTACAACCGATTAAAAAAATATACCGCATTATTACAGAGCAACCCACATCTATCATGAGCGGAAATTCTTTCCCAGTTTTAAACAACAAAAAAGCCCATTGCAAACTCATCCGAACTCTGTATCTTATAATAGAAATTCGGATAGAGTGGTTGGGCATTTTTTGTTAATCTTTGGTCACCACCGCAATGACCTTTTGAGCTTCTTCTTCTGTGCAAGCAATCATTGGTAGGCGCAGTGGACCTACTTCAAATCCTTGATGGTTGAGAACCGCCTTGAGCGGAGCTGGACTGGTGATAGAAAAGAGGGCTTCAACCTTTGGCAGCAAATTGCGTTGGATAGCAGCAGCCTCTTTCACTTTCCCTTTTTCCAAGGCTTCAAACATATTGTAAAAGTCGTTTCCGTTGGTGTGAGCAGCAACGCTGACTACTCCCTGAGCGCCTAAAGCTTTGGCATGGAAGGCTTCGCCATCTTCTCCAGTATAGACAAGAAAGTCTTTTGGGGCCTTTTCTACCAAATGAGAAATGGTCGCCACTCCCGTGCAATCCTTCACCGCTATAATATTTGGCAATTCTGCCAGACGCAGGATAGTTTCAACAGTCAGACCAGCTACTGTACGCCCCGGCACATTATAGACCATGATAGGCAGACTGCTTGCTTCTGCAATAGCCTTATAATGCTGATACATCCCTTCTTGACTTGGTTTATTATAGTAGGGTGTCACTGCAAGACCTGCCGCAAAACCGCCAAATTCTGCTACTTCCTTGGCAAATTGAACCGAGTCGCGCGTATCATTGGTACCGATACCGGCAATCAACGGCACTCGTCCCTTGACAATGCGTTGCACTTCTGCAAACAGTTCCAGTTCTTCCTCGTGTGTCAGAGTCGGACTTTCCCCAGTCGTACCCGCTAAAACAAGCCCCTCCGTATGGGTTTCAAGCAAATGCTCGATTAACTTAGGAAGTGCCTTGAAGTTGATGGTCCCATCTTGATTAAAGGGAGTCACCAACGCCGTGATAATACGTGCATTTTTTAATTCTTTGATAGACATAATTTCCTCCTAAGTTTAGTTGTAAATGGGGATTGGTTTATTTCAATTCAAATTTCAAATCCCTTGTTGGGCGTACCAAACCACGCTCGTGGAGCACTTCTGCAATCTGAACAGAGTTCCAGGCTGCACCCTTGAGCAGATTGTCTGACACAACCCACATGTGAATCCCATTTTCCTTATCCAGGTCCTTGCGGATACGACCCACAAAGGTATCGCGGCTGCCGACAGCATTGATAGCCTGAGGGTAAATTTGGTTGGCCACATCATCTTCCAAGACGGCACCTGGGAAGGCCGCAATAGCTGCCTTCACTTCATCAATCGGTGCAACTTCCTTGGTTTCGATATAAACGGACTCAGAGTGACCAGACAAAACTGGAATACGGACACAGGTCGCAGAAACCGCGATAGAATCATCTTCCATGATTTTCTTAGTTTCCTTGGTCATCTTCATCTCTTCGTAGGTGTAATCGTTGTCTGTAAAGACATCGATTTGCGGAAGGGCATTAAAGGCAATCGGATAATGCTTCTTGTCCCCACCTGAAGGCAGAATATTGGCTTCCACATCCTTTGGATTGACCCCATCGTTCAAGACAGAGCGGAGTTGAGCCTGGGTTTCCAAGATAGCCCCCACACCCGCTCCAGATACAGCCTGATAGGTGGATACGATAATGCGCTCCAAGCCCCACTTCTGACGAATGGGTTCAAGAGCCACCATCATCTGGATGGTCGAGCAGTTTGGACAGGCAATGATACCATTGTGTTTATCCAAGGCATGGGCATTGACCTCTGGTACTGCTAAAGGAACATCTGGATGTTGGCGGAAATAAGAAGTGTTATCAACCACAACCGCTCCAGCTTTGACAGCATAAGGTGCGAACTTAGCTGAGGTAGAACCACCAGCAGAAAAGAGGGCAATATCCACTCCTTCAAAGGCTGTTTCCGTTGTTTCTTCAATGACAACATCTTGACCTTTGAACTGCAAGGTTTTTCCAGCAGAGCGAGCGGATGCCAAAAAGCGAATCTTATCAATTGGAAGACTTGAATCTTCCAACATTTTAATCATCTGTGTTCCAACGGCCCCGGTAGCTCCGACAACAGCAACAGTATATCCCATGATAATCTCCTTTAAAGTGTTATCTTCAAAATTTTCTAAAAATTTATAATGTATCCATTATACTATAAAGGACTGTGCTTGTCTAGAAGTTTTCGGCTATCCGAAAAACTTTCGATAACAGGGGATTTGTCCATTACGAAAAATAAAAAAAGCCCACCCAAAGGTGGGCGAGGGCACTGTTCCCAGTGAGAATAGCTGGTTCACACAACTATCCAAGGTCCGCTCCTGCGTTTATGACCTCCCTAGCGTCGAATGTGATAGGATCACTACTCGGCTCATCGCATGAACTTATTGTATCACAATCAGTTCAAATTGCAAGTGCTAGGTTTTATCTGCTGGCACTTCTTCTATCGTAACGCGGACTTCATCCCCGACATCCTTACCAATCTTTGCTCGAATAGCTTTTTGAATACCGATAATGTAACAGATATTCCCTTGTTCATCCTTTACTCCCATATTGACAATGGAACCGTCATAAGGATGGCCATCAAAGGTCGCATGCACCTTGACCCGCCCCTTACCGAACTCCTTACGTATATCGTAGGGAAAAATAAGATAAGCCCCTCCCTTATCGGGAATAGGATGGATGGTAGCGTCAAATTTGTAGACCTTACTCATATCGACTCCTAAAGATATTTACTGGCTTCACGGATACTGAGAGGAGCTAGCTGCTCCTGGTACTTCATTAGAAAATCCCTTACCCAATCGGGATTGGTCTTGGAATAATCTCTCAAGCTCCAACCGATGGCCTTATTGATAAAAAATTCTGTCTGATTGAGGTTGTTGACAAGAATTTGTTCAAGAAGTTCCGTGTCCGTATCCCCCTTACGCAAAAGTTGATGGTCAATGGCGATTCGCCTCAGCCAGAAATCCTCGTCCTGACTCCAAGCTAACATGGTAGCCTTGGCTTGGGGATTCTTAGACACAATTTCACCAACCAAAGTGTCCAGATTGTCCACACTATCCCACCAAGACTTGGTCTGAATCAACTGCTTCAATTTCGGTAGGTGATTATAGGTCAAGTCTTTTTTCTTACTGGTCAGATAGTCAATCGCTGCGTACTGAAATTCACGTTCGGGTAAATCCCACATAGTATCTACAAATTCCCAATCAATCCCCTCATGCCTGTATTCTTTAAAGAATGCCCGGCATCGTTTTCTTCTTTCTGGAGTTTTAATCCCTAGAAAGGGGAACTGGTTCTTCATATAGGCTGCCATCAGAATAGCCTGTTCTGGATTGGCAATTTCCCTTAAACTGTTTTCCAATAAATGACTATCCATCCTTCTCCTCCTCAATAAGAGATTTTTGCATCCAAACAATATCATGCCAGCTCCCAAACTTGTAACCAACCTTCCTGAAATAAGCAACCTGTTCGTAACCCATTTTCTCATGAAAAGCAATACTGGCAGGATTGGGGAGGGCGATACAGGCTAAGAAATTCTTAAAACCACGTGCCAGCAATTTCTCTTCCAACCTTGCATACAATTGTTGTCCAATCCCCTTACCACGCGCATCCTGCCGAAGATAGACAAACAATTCGACCGTCCAATCATAAGCTGCTCGGGCATAGTAAGTTGACGCATAGGCGTAGCCCAGAATTTCGTTTCCTTCTACTGCAACAAGATAGGGAAACTTTTCCAGGGTCCTTTCAATTCTTCCCTCAAACTCAGGAACTGTCGGAACCTGGATTTCAAAGCTAATAGCCGTTTCTTCCACATAAGGGGCATAGATGGCAACGAGTTCTCTGGCATCTGATGGCTGTGCCGAACGAATGACTAGCATTTACTCCTCCAACAAAGCGCGATCATAAATGGTATAGTCGCAGCGATAAATCACCAAACGCTTGCCGTCAATCAAAAGCTCTGATGTCTTTGGCGCATCTGAAGCGTAAAGTGAAACCTTATCTCCTACATAGGTCGCAAGAGGCGTTCCGTTTTGGGATCGAATAAGAATCACCTTGGCCTTACCAGTAAAATCGTTTTTCAAACTGGATACCATGCGATTAACCAGCGGAACAGAGTGATCATAGTTGGCAATATCAACCGTTGTTTGGTACTTGGCATAGAGATCTTCTAGTCCTTTTTCCGAGGCAATAAGTGAAGAACCGACATGATCCACTTCATAATTCCCAATCGTCACCTTTAAGACTGTCGAATCAGCCTGTGAGTTCCCTTCGCTGTCCACGGAATCAAAGTCTTCGTTGCGAGAGATGGACAAGGATTTACCAGACATTTCATCAATCAACTGCGAATTTTCGTCAAAGGTACGCACAGTCATTTCCAGTCCAATCCATTCTTCCTTGGTATTTTTCCACCAATTTTGAATAGACTGGCAAGCTGTCAGGGATACCAGACTAAAAATCAATAGAGCACCCATAGCCATTTTCTTTTTCATCTCGTTTTCCCTCCTTAAAAGTTGAAAACATCGTTTAAATTTTCTGCCATAGTTGGATGTGTGAAAATCTGTGTTGCAAAATATGTATAAGGAATGTGGTTATCTATAGCCATCTTAATCAAGTTAATCAACTCTTCTGAATTGTGACCAAACAAGGTGGCTCCGAGAATTTCCTTGCTTTCCTTGTCTACAATGACCTTAAACAGACCTTTCAAATCATTGTTGACGTGGGCACGAGGCATATTGGCCACTGGAAGCTCATTCGCAATGTAGTCATAACCTCCTGCTTGTGCTTCTTTTTCCGTTAGACCCACACGAGAAAGAGCCGGCTCTATAAAGATGGTTCTTGGTATAGACTTACGTTTCTTCAGACTGTAAGTACCATTTCCTGTCAAGTGACCAAATACAATCCGAAAATCATCCAAGGAGGTGTAAGTAAACTGTGGACCGCCATTGACATCTCCCACCGCATACACACCAGCCACAGTTGTTTGACAATAGTCATCTACCTTGATTGCACCATTATCTAGCACCTCAATAGCCGTTTTTTCCAGACCAAGCTGATCTGTGTTGGGAACTCGGCCAGTAGCATATAAAACCGCATCAAAAATCTGCTCTTGTCCAGCAAGCTCGAGGGCTACTGCTTGGTCATGTTGGCGAACAGCCTCAATAGTAGCATCTAGCACAAAGGAAATGCCTGTTTCTTCCATATAGGATTGAGCCAGTTGCGCAACAGTTTCTTCCTCGCTTGGCAAAATGGCAGAGCCGGCCTCAAAGATTGTTACTTGGCTCCCCATCTTGTTGTAAAAACTTGCAAACTCCAGTCCAATCGGGCCAGCACCAATCACAGCCAGACGATTCGGTCTTTCTGTCAAAGTCTGGATACCTGTACTATCATAAACACCCTTGGTCTGGGCTAAACCAGGAATTGGCAGAACACGCGACTTGGCACCTGTGTTGATGACAATGGTTTCAGCTGTCAGCAAAATTTCTTCCAAACCTGCAGAAACTGCTATAACTTTATCCTCCACAAAGCGGGCGTGCCCTTGATATAAAACGGCACCTGCACCAGCCAAGACGGCTTCATTTTTATTGCGCAAGCGAGTTACCACAGTATCTTTTTGTGCCATAGCTTGTTCAAAAGACCAGTTCTTCTCTGCCGCGACCAAAAGACTTTTGGTTGGAATACAGCCGATATTGATACATGTTCCGCCAAACATAGCAGGATTTTCCTCCACCAGTGCGACGGATTTTCCAGTAGCTGCTAGTTTCCCTGCAAGAGTTTTTCCTGCCTTCCCAAATCCAATAACTAATACA from Streptococcus oriscaviae includes the following:
- a CDS encoding sugar transferase is translated as MKVHITNLYGQSPLSVALMAQNMVADIGKQLDMKEIGIYSFNAEGESLENLAIRFDGMNAAVGNGDIIIFQSPSWNGTHFDYEYIRRLKIYAGIKIVIFIHDVAPLMFSSNFYLLEKTIATYNLADLIIAPSQQMLDYLYQQGLTVKKTLIQHFWDHRTSFWIEQPTYQQVVNFAGNPQRFPFVYDWNFETPLNLFGPDFQAQGENTVHYQGWKFGDELLKSLNQAGGFGLVWAQGEDAEYYNLNVSYKLSTYIAAGLPVIVPRSLSNADLVETYKLGFLVDSLEEAQEIVKQCSQADYQELIHSLWNFRELITKGYFSKKLLIDAVHTVLLP
- a CDS encoding glycosyltransferase family 8 protein; translation: MNIAFTVSDNYIDYMGTTLLSILKHNKEEAITVYLLTTAISPYSLFKLKRLEKDYEQLTIKVRVVDASQFDNLPLNRSHITRPEVYFRMAFPSLLPEVDKILYLDSDLLVKKDLTTLWNTDLEGNYMAAVSEPPSEGGFDYRKSIGMRQPELYFNSGVLLMDLKKMRNDGIEKRLLACGQEIKDKILLQDQDIINVALEGQIKPIDIIYNYGYMERQANLRSDDELVIIHFSLEKPWDTSLDVAEYNRQAVNDYLAHYQTYRSTIEPLISVIIPLTGNTQELKKTLSSIAEQTYKNIDCILLDFGTSDSYQEILAAHRPHLPALRIYRFDPKDSSRTLELGFKLAMGDYLTTIVANDWVDKDYLATLYRLLMEEQATTSLCLASFFNWEDQIFRFYPEVSLSDNQPTGLNYLQALADSNLINLPYYQSSAGILLSRRHYETHESAIAQLPDKLAIRGLLLLSQKLAVSKDCLYISSQTNSEQAYDSEELVQYFQQLQTYLALEKQIAPSNNRFYRSELERLSQQAKRSKHPLNQTIDQHLKKLDFIEGIRN
- a CDS encoding DUF1905 domain-containing protein → MSKVYKFDATIHPIPDKGGAYLIFPYDIRKEFGKGRVKVHATFDGHPYDGSIVNMGVKDEQGNICYIIGIQKAIRAKIGKDVGDEVRVTIEEVPADKT
- a CDS encoding glycosyltransferase family 2 protein, translating into MSDLISVIVPVYNVQAYLEQCLDSIIQQTYTNLDILLVNDGSTDDSLSICERYAQEDSRIRLINLAENTGLSNARNSALANIKGKYVTFIDSDDFVEPEYVNRMYHELTQEDADIVISDYYQFDEQSGSYLIHIFEQTREILSQTDIFNRLFDAKNDTYVVIWGKLFKTSLFSLDYQVSFPKGRVNEDQVVSHLLYIKAKKIVYISDTNYCYRKRASSITGQNLSLKHIQDDLDGFEQRAFELLLYGYSSDKLLSMYSVRFNNYKHYLESNQLVHNDIYNRLKKYTALLQSNPHLS
- a CDS encoding DNA alkylation repair protein encodes the protein MDSHLLENSLREIANPEQAILMAAYMKNQFPFLGIKTPERRKRCRAFFKEYRHEGIDWEFVDTMWDLPEREFQYAAIDYLTSKKKDLTYNHLPKLKQLIQTKSWWDSVDNLDTLVGEIVSKNPQAKATMLAWSQDEDFWLRRIAIDHQLLRKGDTDTELLEQILVNNLNQTEFFINKAIGWSLRDYSKTNPDWVRDFLMKYQEQLAPLSIREASKYL
- a CDS encoding glycosyltransferase, whose translation is MHIAFSATDSYVDYMGTAIYSIIQHHPQQELHFHILTRGFSSHSRFKLSLLESELVSIDVIEVNAGLFEGLPLKENISLETYFRILLPNLLPQLPRILYLDCDILVKGDLTELWQFDLNDSYLAGVNELDMLHRNPDYRQKIGFETDDIYVNAGVLLLDLAKMRKDQITELLFEKAEQLKDSIDYQDQDIINIALKGKIRPLAQKYNVTSYLREVSQPPLEEAAIIHFNWHKPWRKDQNSLHYNRPAFQLYRNYYQDYQQLTEQPITLLVNAHQVRPEALRQCLTSIQQQAYQRLDIVVLVSEKEADLLALARQYLDQDHRFRLREMKPTATRLDYYKQGIATTYSPYLIFVDAEDWLDADYVSGLYRHLYHEEADICLGAFTLFNEEDGIYSFFEPEIHQGSRTSTYLLENLFGLKWYESYRHLSLTGKIYRRQLFSQAHLINDYQSEDLWSLMLYLASKTLAFNGERTYVKRLKRVEEKQALHAETISLRRQELLSILTSFAVCKIPLQHVLNYYQEQLQILLETAWQLHERELVTQLEADLNRLTSLKLLASDKP
- the dapA gene encoding 4-hydroxy-tetrahydrodipicolinate synthase, with amino-acid sequence MSIKELKNARIITALVTPFNQDGTINFKALPKLIEHLLETHTEGLVLAGTTGESPTLTHEEELELFAEVQRIVKGRVPLIAGIGTNDTRDSVQFAKEVAEFGGFAAGLAVTPYYNKPSQEGMYQHYKAIAEASSLPIMVYNVPGRTVAGLTVETILRLAELPNIIAVKDCTGVATISHLVEKAPKDFLVYTGEDGEAFHAKALGAQGVVSVAAHTNGNDFYNMFEALEKGKVKEAAAIQRNLLPKVEALFSITSPAPLKAVLNHQGFEVGPLRLPMIACTEEEAQKVIAVVTKD
- a CDS encoding aspartate-semialdehyde dehydrogenase; the protein is MGYTVAVVGATGAVGTQMIKMLEDSSLPIDKIRFLASARSAGKTLQFKGQDVVIEETTETAFEGVDIALFSAGGSTSAKFAPYAVKAGAVVVDNTSYFRQHPDVPLAVPEVNAHALDKHNGIIACPNCSTIQMMVALEPIRQKWGLERIIVSTYQAVSGAGVGAILETQAQLRSVLNDGVNPKDVEANILPSGGDKKHYPIAFNALPQIDVFTDNDYTYEEMKMTKETKKIMEDDSIAVSATCVRIPVLSGHSESVYIETKEVAPIDEVKAAIAAFPGAVLEDDVANQIYPQAINAVGSRDTFVGRIRKDLDKENGIHMWVVSDNLLKGAAWNSVQIAEVLHERGLVRPTRDLKFELK
- a CDS encoding acyltransferase; translation: MESHLPFLFQGEYYNLEIDPHAQLDIDQGVILKNFCSLEVNDYAKLTIGKNVFFNAGCSIRCKESISIGDYCLFGDGVKLFDNNHHYSNYHVEALSFSTAPITIGQKCWIGANSTILKGVTIGDNVIIGAGTTIYKDIPSNSIVTSSGNVTIKPRQQYEKQVTTFTASDNLEHLDYLASHLPDVAFNILAGTHISPQLNSFRRFKNLNIYSNINDLELEDEILNRTNLYLDINHWWEVKDILNRCQNKNIPILAFENTSHAPEKAVQLIDPHHPQAMVEAINTLLNTTKEET